The nucleotide window GGACAGCGCAATTCGTGTAAATGTCACAGAATCGGTCATATCAACTTGTTCCTCAAACAAAAAAGCAGGGCGCTAGGCCCTGCTTGAATGAGTTTGTTCGACAATACGTTGGTCTTAGGCGCGCTACAAAGCGGCTGCCAACGCTCCTCCCTTGACGTTGTCGACGTCCGGCGGTTTGGGCCGCCTTTGTTTTATTGGGGCGGACCCTAACAACAGAAAATCGCTCTGCCAAGTAGATTCTGCATAGCTTGCATGCTTGCATCGAATGGACGGTTGCGATTTGAGTGGGCATCAACAAATCCTGCGAGTCGACCTGAGCGTGTTTCGGAAAAGTGGTCGCCGGTTTTCCGACCAGAACATGCTCCCAAAATAGCTTTCGGAGTTCCCATGCGCCTTTCCCGCTATTTCCTGCCGGTGCTGCGTGACGTGCCCAAGGAAGCCGAAATCGTCTCGCATCGGCTCATGCTGCGTGCCGGCATGATCCGCCAGCAGGCCTCCGGTCTCTATTCCTGGCTGCCCATGGGCTACAAGGTCCTGATGAAGGTGCAGAAGATCATCGAGGAGGAGCAGAATCGCTCCGGCGCGATCCAGCTTCTTATGCCCACCATTCAGTCCGCCGATCTCTGGCGCGAGTCGGGCCGCTATGAGGCCTATGGCAAGGAAATGCTGCGCATCGAGGACCGGCACGAGCGCGAATTCCTTTATGGTCCCACCAATGAGGAGATGATCACCGACATCTTCCGCACCTATGTGAAGTCCTACAAGGACCTGCCGCTCAACCTTTACCACATCCAGTGGAAGTTCCGCGACGAGGTGCGCCCCCGCTTCGGTACCATGCGCTCGCGCGAATTCCTGATGAAGGACGCCTATAGCTTCGATCTCGACGAAGCCGGGGCGGTCAAGGCATTCCAGCGCATGTTCGTGGCCTATCTGCGCACTTTCCGGCGCATGGGTCTGGTCGGCATTCCTATGCGCGCAGATACCGGCCCCATCGGCGGCGACCTGTCCTACGAGTTCCACGTGCTGGCCGACACCGGCGAGAGCGGTGTCTTCCTCGACAAGGACCTGCTCGATAAGCCTATTCCGCCCGCCGATACCGATTTCCGCGGTGATCTCGATCCGATCTTTAGGGATTGGACCTCGCTGTTCGCCGCCACCGACGAAATGACCGACGAAGCCACCTTCCGGGCCGAAGTGCCTGCCGACAAGCAGCTGATGGCGCGCGGGATCGAGGTCGGGCACATTTTCTATTTCGGCACCAAATATTCCGATCCCATGAAGGCCAGCGTCACCGGCCCCGACGGCAAGGAAATCACGGTCCATATGGGGTCCTACGGCATTGGCCCGACCCGCGTGGTGCCCGCCATTATCGAAGCCAGCCACGACGACAACGGCATTATCTGGCCCGTTTCTGTCGCGCCCTTTGAGGCCGTTCTGATCAATCTCAAGGCCGGCGATGCAGATACTGATGCCGCCTGCGACAAGCTCTACAACGAGCTCACCGCCGCCGGCATCGACCTGCTCTATGACGATCGCGACCAGCCCGCCGGCTCCAAATTCGCGACCGCCGATCTCGTGGGCATTCCCTATCAGCTGATCCTCGGGCCCCGCGGCCTTAAATCGGGCGAAGTTGAGATCAAGCATCGCAAGACCGGCGAGCGCGAAACGCTGCCGCTCACCGAGGCCGTTGCACGCCTCAAAGGCCTGATCGAACCGCAGCGGATGACCGACATTTGACCGATAGCACGCCAATGCCGCGGAGAGGCCGGGCCACCCGGCCCTTCGCCCGTTTTGAATGGCTGATTGCGGGGCGCTATCTGCGTGCCCGCCGCAAGGAAGCCTTCATTTCGGTCATCGCCAGCCTCACCATGGTGGGCGTGGCCATTGGCGTGGCGACCCTGATCGTCGTCATGTCGGTCATGAACGGCTTTCGCGGCGAATTGCTCGACAAGATCCTCGGGCTCAACGGCCATTTCACCGCTCATCCGATCGAAAGCCAGTTCACCGACTATAAGGAAACCGTCGCTGCCCTCGAACAGGTCGATGGCGTCAGCTTCGCGGTCTATTTCGTCGAGGGTCAGGTGCTGGCTTCCGGCCGCGGTTCGTCCACCGGTGTTTCCGTGCGCGGCATGAATGAGGAAAACCTCAAAAAGCTCGACCTGCTCTACAATTCGGCCGAGCAGGGCGGCTTCGACCAGTGGGATGACAGCAAGGGGGTCGCCATCGGCTATCGTCTGGCCCAGCAATTGGGCGTCGGCATTGGTGATCAGGTCCAGATCATCAATCCCGATGGCGCCATGACGCCTTTCGGCTCGACCCCGCAGATCCGGTCCTATCCGGTCAATGTCATCTACAATCTGGGCATGGTCGAGTTCGACAGCTTCTACATGTATATGCCGCTCGAACCCGCGCAGGATTATTTCCGCATGGTCGATGAAGTGCTCAAGCCCGGCATGGGGCCACTCGATCCGCTCGCCAGTGACGAGGAGATCGACGCTGCCTATGAGCGCGTGCCCCGCGCCACGGCTGTGGAGATTTTCATCGACGATCCCGACGAGGTGAACCTCATGCGCCAGCGCCTGCAATCGGCGCCCGGCGTGCGTCCGCTGATCCTGACCGATTGGCAGCAGCGCAACGAAACCTTCTTCTCCGCCCTGCAGGTGGAGCGCGTGGTGATGTTCACCATCCTCTCCATGATCATCCTGGTCGCCGCCTTCAACATCATCTCCAGCCTCATCATGCTGGTGAAGGACAAGGGCGCCGACATTGCGGTTTTGCGGACCATGGGCGCGACGCGCGGGTCGATCATGCGCATTTTCTCCATCACCGGCACCGCCATTGGCTTTATCGGCACCGTTGTCGGCACCGTTCTGGGTCTGGTCGTCGCCGCCAATGCCGAGGCCCTGCGCGCCTCGATCTCCAATCTGCTCGGCGTCACCCTGTTTCCGCCCGAGGTCTTTTTCCTCTCCTCGCTCCCCAGCCGCACCGACCCCACCGAGGTCACTGTGGTGGTTTGCATGGCCCTGGGCCTAAGCTTCCTGGCCACGCTTTATCCCGCCTGGCGCGCCGCGCAATATGATCCGGTCGAGGCTCTGCGCTATGAGTAAGCCGCATCTCAAGCTGTCGGGCGTCCACCGGCACTATGGTCAGGGCGATACCCTGGTCCGCGTGCTTGAGGCCGCGGACCTCACGGTAGAGAGCGGTGAACTGGTTGCTCTGGTCGCACCTTCAGGCGCCGGCAAATCCACCCTGCTGCACCTCTGTGGTCTGCTTGAATCGCCGCAAAGCGGAGAGATCGAAATCATTGGTCAGCCGACCAGCCAGCTTGGCGATCGCGCGCGTACCCAGCTGCGGCGCTCCACAGTCGGCTATGTCTACCAGTTCCATCACCTTCTGCCCGAGTTCACCGCGCTCGAAAATGTGGTCATGCCGCAACTCATCGCCGGCCAAGACCAGAACAAGGCTCAGGCCAGGGCCATGGAACTGCTGGACCTGCTCGGCGTGGCACCCCGTGCAGCCCATCGCCCGGCTGAATTGTCCGGCGGCGAACAGCAACGCATCGCCATCGCCCGCGCCGCCGCCAACCACCCCCGTGTTATCCTCGCCGACGAACCCACCGGCAATCTTGATCCGGAAACCAGCGATCTCGTCTTCGAGGCGCTCAAGGGCCTGATCAAGAACGAGGGCGCCGCCGCCCTCATCGCCACCCACAATCACGACCTCGCCCGCCGCGCTGACCGCATCGTCACGCTCAAGGGCGGGCTGGTGGTGCCACACACGCTTTAGTAGCGAACCCGACGTCTTCCGCCCCACAAGCTGTGGAGATGGCGACGTTAGGCCGGTAGGCAGTAGCAGAGCTAAGTGAGGCTATCCGTTAGGACGTCCTCCCTCCAACCCACAGGCCGTCACCCTAGGGCCAGACCCGAGGGTCTTGGACTTGCACGCGTCGTGGGCTGACGATGAACCCAAAGTGAAACGCCCTCGGGTCACGCCCGAGCGCGACATTCCCGCGATTGGGGTCTGCACTTATCCCTCTTATCCTCGCCCCCTCCATCCTCCCCCATAATCTGCTCGTCCTCACCGACAACACGCGGTACCGACGAAGTGCCGGGTGAGGAGGCAGGCCGCACGGTGTCGATCGGGCGGAGGCGTGTATGCTGACCACCGGTCGCTCAACTGAAGCGAACGGCGACAAGCGGCGATGGATGTTTCGGCGTCCGGGCCAAAAGTCTGCGCCGCTCGTGGATGGGATGAGCAACCCGCAAGGGGGCCGCTCGATGCATGCGTCCGAAATCCTGTTCGTGGGAAGCGGCTTTCGCCTCTTCTTTAATTTAACCGAGGCGAAAGCCGCTTTTCACCGTGCCGAACACAGCGTCCCATCGGACGGGGTGTCGATCGCGCACGCCCCGATTCTTAACGCCCGCCAACCTCTCCTAACGAATTCCTAACCAATTAATCCTTGTCCCCGGTTTCACCGTTGTTCCCGTCTGGACGAGAACAAAAACCGAACGTATAAGAACAATACAGAAACACGGGAGACCAAGATGCTCGATTTTGTCAAAGACCTCGCCGCTTTTGTTACCCTGGGCGCCTTCACCATCGGATCGCTCACCTGGATGGATATCATCACCCATATCGCGTGATCGGCTGTGGATTGGTGCAACGGTGGTTTGACCCCGCAAGGTCCGTGCCACAAGGTTGATTCAGGAGATGCATATGCGCGGCCCTGGCTTCATTCACCTTCACGTTCATTCCGCCTTCTCACTGCTCGAAGGCGCCTTGCAGCTTGAGACCATTCTCAAGCTCGCTGCGGAGGACGCGCAGCCGGCCCTGGGCATAGCCGACACCAACAATCTCTTCGGCGCCCTCGAATTCTCCGAAAAGGCGACCAAGAAGGGCATTCAGCCCCTGATCGGCGTCGAGCTGGCGGTCGATTTCGCCGCCACCGAGGAACGGGTCAGCGAACGGGGGCATACCGCCTGGACCGGAAAATCCAGCATTGTCCTGATGGCACAGTCCGAAGAGGGCTTTTCCAATCTCTCGCGGCTTGTTTCCCGCGCCTATCTCGAAGGCGAGGACGGTCTGGCCCGCGCCCGCCTCGACTGGATGACGCGCGAGAGCCTCTCTGGGCTCATCTGCCTCTCCGGCGGTCCCGAGGGCGCCATCGACATGGCCTTTGCCAATGGCCAGGATGCCAATGCCGCCAGGCGCCTCGACCGCCTGGCCGATCTGTTCGGCGACCGCTTCTATATCGAATTGCAGCGCCATGGGCGGCCCATGGAGACGACGGTCGAGCCGAGGCTGGTCGATTATGCCTATCGCAAGGGCATCCCGCTGGTGGCCACCAACGAACCCTTCTTCAAGACCGTCAAGGAATATGAGGCACATGACGCGCTGCTGGCCATTGCTGGTGGCTCCGTGCTCGCCCAGACCGAGCGGCGCAAGCTCAACGACCAGTATTACTTCAAGTCCCGCGCGGAGATGGTCGAGCTTTTCTCCGACCTGCCCGAGGCGCTCGACTCCACCATCGAGATCGCCAAGCGCGTGGCCTTCCGCCCGCGCACCCGCGGGCCCATCCTGCCCAAATTTGCCGCCGGCTCCCACGCCACCGAAGACGAAGTGGTCGCCGCCGAGGCCGCCGCCCTGCGCAAGATTGCCGTCGATGGCCTCGACAAGCGCCTTGAAATTGTCGGCCTGGCGCCGGGCAAGGAAGAAAAGGAATATCGCGAGCGGCTCGATTTCGAGCTCGGCATCATCGAAAAGATGAAATTCCCCGGCTATTTTCTCATCGTGGCCGACTTCATCCAATGGGCCAAGGCCCACAATATTCCGGTGGGGCCGGGGCGCGGTTCGGGTGCGGGCTCGCTTGTGGCCTATGCCACCACCATCACCGACCTCGATCCGCTGCGCTACAATCTGCTGTTCGAACGCTTCCTCAATCCCGAACGCGTTTCGATGCCCGACTTCGATATCGACTTCTGCCAGGACCGGCGCGAGGAAGTCATCGACTATGTGCAGGACAAATACGGCTCCAGCCAGGTCGCCCAGATCATCACCTTCGGAACGCTCCAGGCGCGCGCCGTGCTACGCGATGTCGGTCGTGTGCTGCAAATGCCCTATGGTCAGGTCGACCGTATCTGCAAGCTCGTCCCGGCCAACCCCGCCGATCCATGGTCTATCGAGCGCACCATGAACGAGGTGCCGCAATTCAAGCAGATGGCCGAGGAGGACGAGACGGTCGGGCAATTGGTGGAGATCGCCAAGGCGCTCGAAGGCCTGTTCCGCCACGCCTCGACCCATGCTGCCGGTATCGTCATTGGCGACCGGCCGCTTCAGGAATTGTTGCCGCTCTATCGCGATCCGCGCTCGGACATGCCGGTCACGCAATATAACCTCAAATGGGTGGAACCGGCCGGGCTGGTCAAATTCGACTTTCTGGGCCTCAAGACGCTGACCACCATCCGTTACGCCGTGGATATGGTGAAGCAGCGCGGGGTCGAGCTTGATATCGACGCCATTCCCATTGATGACGCAGCCACTTACAAGCTCTATGCCCGCGGTGATACCTACGGCATCTTCCAGTTTGAAAGTGCGGGCATGCGCCGGGCTTTGATGGATCTCAAGCCCGACCGCATTGAAGACCTCATCGCTATGAACGCGCTCTATCGGCCCGGCCCGATGGACAATATCCCCAGTTTCATCAACCGCAAGCACGGCACTGAAGACGTTGTCTATCCGCACCCGGCTCTGTCCGAGGTGCTCGACGAGACCTATGGCATCATCGTCTATCAGGAGCAGGTGATGCAGATCGCCCAGCTCCTTTCCGGCTATTCGCTGGGCGAAGCCGATATGCTGCGCCGCGCCATGGGCAAGAAGATCAAGGCGGAGATGGACAATCAGCGCATCCGTTTCCGCGAGGGTGCCGGCCCCAATGGGGTCAAGGAAGCGCTGGCCGACGAAATTTTCGACCTTCTGGCCAAGTTCGCCAATTATGGCTTCAACAAGAGCCACGCCGCTGCCTATGCCTGGGTCAGCTACCAGACTGCGTACCTCAAGGAACATTTCCCGCACGAATTCTATGCGGCGTCCATGACGCTCGATATGGCCCAGACCGACAAGCTGTCCGATTTCCGGCGCGAGGCCGGCAAGAAGGGCATTGAGGTCGTGCCGCCTTGCGTCAATCAGTCCGAAGTCGTCTTTTCGGTGAAGGACGATCGCGTTCATTATGGCCTGTCGGCCGTAAAAGGCGTCGGTCGCGCTATGGCCGAGCATATTGTCGAGGTTCGTGGTGACACCCCCTTCAAGGACCTTGGCGATTTTGCCCGCCGGGTCGATCCGCGCGTCCTCAACAAGCGCACGCTTGAAACCCTGGTCAATGCCGGGGCGTTTGACGCGCTCGTACCGCGCCGCGAAGTGGCCTTCGCGGCGGTCGAAACCGTCATTGGTACGGCCCAGTCCCTGACCGCCGATCGTTCCAGCGGCCAGGTTTCCATGTTCGATAGCGTTGAGGAAGAACCCTTCCGCCTGCCCACCGGCGTAGCTGTCTGGAACTCAACCGAACGCGCCGATCGCGAATTGTCGGCCATCGGCTTTCATCTCTCCGCCCATCCGCTCGATGCCTATGCCGATCTCTTCGAAAAGCTCCGTGTCCAACGCTGGAGCGATTTCGAGCGGGCGGTGAAAGATGGCGCCGGGGCAGGGCGCCTTGCCGGCACCATTTCGTCGCGTAACGATAGGCGTACGCGAAAAGGCACGCCTATGATGATCCTGACCTTGTCGGACCAGAGCGGCACCTTTGAATGCATTGCCTTTTCCGAGCAGATCAATGAATTCGGCGCCATTTTGCAGCCCGGCAATTCCGTGATCCTGCAGGTCGGCGCCGATGAACGTGCCGAAGGCATCAGCGTCCGCCTTATGTCGGCCGAGCCTATTGAGGGCATGGCCGAGCGGATTGATCGCCAGCTGACGGTTTTCCTCGCCGATCCCAAGGCCCTTGGCGCCACCAGCGCCCAGCTCAAGCGCGGCGGCAACGGCACTGTCAATTTCGTGGTGATCCGCGATGGCGGCGCTCGTGAATATGAGATCGAGCTGCCCGGCAAATATAACGTCACGGCCGAAGTCGCCGGCGGCATCAAGGCACTCGACGGCGTGACGGATGTCAGGTTCGCCTAATGTTGGGTCACATTTCCTTTGGCGTCGGAGACATTCAGCGAGCAGCGGTGTTTTACGATTCTACCTTGGCTGCACTTGGTTATGCTCGGCTCTGGACAGGCGAAAAGGGTCTTGGCTACGGTAGACCAGATGGTGGAGAAAAACTGAATCTGTTTGAGGTTGTGGCTCCGATTGCGCCGGGCCCGGGATTTCATCTGGCTTTCGATGCACCCGACGAGACCGCAGTCGATCGCTTCCATTCCGCCGCCTTGCTGTTCGGAGGTGTGGATGAGGGAGCACCAGGGCTGCGGCCACACTACGGACGAACCTACTATGCCGCGTTTGTGCGGGATCCGGACGGCCATAAATTGGAGGCGGTCTATCAGTAGAAGCGCGGGGGAGGCGAGCCTTGGCCCATCCTCCCTCGCTCAGGGGCTCTCACCCTTGTCCCCGCGTTCATGCGCGGGTCTATGATTGGAATAATACCATCGCAAAGCCGGAGGTTGCTTGAAATTGTCGTGAATATGCCGCCCCATTGGCATGTGGCTTGCCTATTGCGATTTGTTCGCCTATAGCACGCACGCGTTCGGCATGGGCCGGACGTGATTTCACACACGAAGCAGGCTTTCCTGTCCTGGAAATCCATCCGGTGGCGAATTTCGCTGCAAGGCTTCGTGGAGGCATCAACCGGTAAAGGAGCAGCCCATCATGGCACTGCCAGAATTCTCTATGCGTCAGCTTCTCGAAGCAGGCGTGCACTTCGGTCACCAGAAGCACCGCTGGAACCCGAAGATGGAACGCTATATCTTCGGCGTTCGCAACGACATCCACATTCTCGACCTCAGCCAGACCGTGCCGGCCCTCAGCCGCGCTCTGCAGCTCGTGTCCGACACTGTGGCCGATGGCGGCCGCGTGCTTTTCGTGGGCACCAAGCGCCAGGCGGCCCCGCTGGTGGCTGATGCCGCCAAGCAGTCGGCCCAGTACTACGTCAACTCCCGCTGGCTCGGCGGCACGCTGACCAACTGGCAGACCATCTCCAACTCCATCGCCCGCCTGCGCGAGCTGGAGTCGATGAGCGAGGCCGACCTGGCCCTGCGCACCAAGAAGGAACGCCTGATGATGTCCCGCGAGCAGGAGCGTCTTGAGCGCGACTTGGGCGGCATCAAGGACATGGGGAACCTCCCCAACCTGCTGTTCGTGATCGACACCAACAAGGAAGAGAACGCGATCAAGGAAGCCCGTCGTCTGGGCATCCCGGTCGTCGCCATCGTCGACACCAATTGCGATCCGGACATCGTCGACTACGCCATTCCTGGCAATGACGACGCCAGCCGCGCCCTTGAGCTCTATGTCTCGCTGATCTCGCGCGCCGCCATCGACGGCATCGGCCGCTCCTCGAGCGCCCTTGGCGCCGACCTCGGTTCGGCCACCGAAGCTCCGGCCGAGGACCTGCCGTCCGAAGGCGAACAGACCGTCAACTAATCTTCGTGCAGGCGTGCCTTTCTTCGCAAAGGCACGCCCCGCCCGATTCCGGGCGTTATAGATTGATCCCTACTCAAGAAGCCGCCCCGCGAGGGGCCGCCAAGAGGTGAACCCATGGAAATCACTGCTGCAATGGTCAAGCAGCTCCGCGACTCGACCGGCGTCGGGATGATGGACTGCAAGAAGGCCCTGGCCGAAACCAATGGCGATATGGACGCCGCCGTGGATTGGCTGCGCACCCGTGGCCTGGCCAAGGCCGCCAAGAAGGCGGACCGCGTCGCCGCTGAAGGCCTGGTCGGTGTCGTTACCGCCGGCACCAAGGCTGCCGCTGTCGAAGTCAATTCCGAAACCGACTTCGTTGCCCGCAACGAGCAGTTCCAGAACATTGTCGAAGCCGTCTCCAAGCTGGCCCTCGATGCCGATGGCGATGTCGTCAAGCTCGGCGAAATGCCGTTCCCCGGCACCGGCCATTCGGTTTCCGCCGAGTTGACCGAAGCCATCGCCAAGATCGGCGAGAACATGAACCTGCGCCGCACCCAGACCGTTTCGGTCACCGACGGTGTCGTGGAAAGCTATGTCCACAATGCGGTCAAGCCCGGCATGGGTAAGATCGGCATTCTGGTCGCGCTTGAATCGAGTGGTGACAAGGCCGCTCTGTCCGCTTTGGGCAAGCAGCTCGCCATGCACATCGCCGCTGCTCAGCCCCAGGCCATTTCGCCTGATGAGCTGGACCAGGAAGTGGTTGCGCGCGAGCGTGCCATCATTCTCGAGCAGGTCAAGGAAAGCGGCAAGCCCGCCGACATCGCCGAGAAGATGGTCGAAGGCCGCATGCGCAAATATTTCGAGGAAGTCACGCTGCTTAGCCAGGTCTTCGTCATCGACGGCGAAACCAAGGTCGGCGACGCGATCAAGAACGCCGAAAAGGATGCCGGCGCTCCGATCAAGCTGACCCGCTTCGTGCGCTTTGCCCTGGGCGAAGGCATCGAAAAGGCGGAGAGCGATTTTGCCGCTGAAGTCGCCGCGACCGCTGGCGTGAAGTAAGTCGAATATTTTGGGAGCGGCCGTTTGCGGCCGCTCCCTGCTCTTCAGATCGTTCGGATTCTGGATCGAGCCTCACAAATTCTCAATCATGTCCTGCAGAACCACGGCTTCT belongs to Devosia sp. XK-2 and includes:
- the proS gene encoding proline--tRNA ligase, with translation MRLSRYFLPVLRDVPKEAEIVSHRLMLRAGMIRQQASGLYSWLPMGYKVLMKVQKIIEEEQNRSGAIQLLMPTIQSADLWRESGRYEAYGKEMLRIEDRHEREFLYGPTNEEMITDIFRTYVKSYKDLPLNLYHIQWKFRDEVRPRFGTMRSREFLMKDAYSFDLDEAGAVKAFQRMFVAYLRTFRRMGLVGIPMRADTGPIGGDLSYEFHVLADTGESGVFLDKDLLDKPIPPADTDFRGDLDPIFRDWTSLFAATDEMTDEATFRAEVPADKQLMARGIEVGHIFYFGTKYSDPMKASVTGPDGKEITVHMGSYGIGPTRVVPAIIEASHDDNGIIWPVSVAPFEAVLINLKAGDADTDAACDKLYNELTAAGIDLLYDDRDQPAGSKFATADLVGIPYQLILGPRGLKSGEVEIKHRKTGERETLPLTEAVARLKGLIEPQRMTDI
- the dnaE gene encoding DNA polymerase III subunit alpha gives rise to the protein MRGPGFIHLHVHSAFSLLEGALQLETILKLAAEDAQPALGIADTNNLFGALEFSEKATKKGIQPLIGVELAVDFAATEERVSERGHTAWTGKSSIVLMAQSEEGFSNLSRLVSRAYLEGEDGLARARLDWMTRESLSGLICLSGGPEGAIDMAFANGQDANAARRLDRLADLFGDRFYIELQRHGRPMETTVEPRLVDYAYRKGIPLVATNEPFFKTVKEYEAHDALLAIAGGSVLAQTERRKLNDQYYFKSRAEMVELFSDLPEALDSTIEIAKRVAFRPRTRGPILPKFAAGSHATEDEVVAAEAAALRKIAVDGLDKRLEIVGLAPGKEEKEYRERLDFELGIIEKMKFPGYFLIVADFIQWAKAHNIPVGPGRGSGAGSLVAYATTITDLDPLRYNLLFERFLNPERVSMPDFDIDFCQDRREEVIDYVQDKYGSSQVAQIITFGTLQARAVLRDVGRVLQMPYGQVDRICKLVPANPADPWSIERTMNEVPQFKQMAEEDETVGQLVEIAKALEGLFRHASTHAAGIVIGDRPLQELLPLYRDPRSDMPVTQYNLKWVEPAGLVKFDFLGLKTLTTIRYAVDMVKQRGVELDIDAIPIDDAATYKLYARGDTYGIFQFESAGMRRALMDLKPDRIEDLIAMNALYRPGPMDNIPSFINRKHGTEDVVYPHPALSEVLDETYGIIVYQEQVMQIAQLLSGYSLGEADMLRRAMGKKIKAEMDNQRIRFREGAGPNGVKEALADEIFDLLAKFANYGFNKSHAAAYAWVSYQTAYLKEHFPHEFYAASMTLDMAQTDKLSDFRREAGKKGIEVVPPCVNQSEVVFSVKDDRVHYGLSAVKGVGRAMAEHIVEVRGDTPFKDLGDFARRVDPRVLNKRTLETLVNAGAFDALVPRREVAFAAVETVIGTAQSLTADRSSGQVSMFDSVEEEPFRLPTGVAVWNSTERADRELSAIGFHLSAHPLDAYADLFEKLRVQRWSDFERAVKDGAGAGRLAGTISSRNDRRTRKGTPMMILTLSDQSGTFECIAFSEQINEFGAILQPGNSVILQVGADERAEGISVRLMSAEPIEGMAERIDRQLTVFLADPKALGATSAQLKRGGNGTVNFVVIRDGGAREYEIELPGKYNVTAEVAGGIKALDGVTDVRFA
- a CDS encoding ABC transporter permease; this translates as MPRRGRATRPFARFEWLIAGRYLRARRKEAFISVIASLTMVGVAIGVATLIVVMSVMNGFRGELLDKILGLNGHFTAHPIESQFTDYKETVAALEQVDGVSFAVYFVEGQVLASGRGSSTGVSVRGMNEENLKKLDLLYNSAEQGGFDQWDDSKGVAIGYRLAQQLGVGIGDQVQIINPDGAMTPFGSTPQIRSYPVNVIYNLGMVEFDSFYMYMPLEPAQDYFRMVDEVLKPGMGPLDPLASDEEIDAAYERVPRATAVEIFIDDPDEVNLMRQRLQSAPGVRPLILTDWQQRNETFFSALQVERVVMFTILSMIILVAAFNIISSLIMLVKDKGADIAVLRTMGATRGSIMRIFSITGTAIGFIGTVVGTVLGLVVAANAEALRASISNLLGVTLFPPEVFFLSSLPSRTDPTEVTVVVCMALGLSFLATLYPAWRAAQYDPVEALRYE
- a CDS encoding VOC family protein: MLGHISFGVGDIQRAAVFYDSTLAALGYARLWTGEKGLGYGRPDGGEKLNLFEVVAPIAPGPGFHLAFDAPDETAVDRFHSAALLFGGVDEGAPGLRPHYGRTYYAAFVRDPDGHKLEAVYQ
- the tsf gene encoding translation elongation factor Ts → MEITAAMVKQLRDSTGVGMMDCKKALAETNGDMDAAVDWLRTRGLAKAAKKADRVAAEGLVGVVTAGTKAAAVEVNSETDFVARNEQFQNIVEAVSKLALDADGDVVKLGEMPFPGTGHSVSAELTEAIAKIGENMNLRRTQTVSVTDGVVESYVHNAVKPGMGKIGILVALESSGDKAALSALGKQLAMHIAAAQPQAISPDELDQEVVARERAIILEQVKESGKPADIAEKMVEGRMRKYFEEVTLLSQVFVIDGETKVGDAIKNAEKDAGAPIKLTRFVRFALGEGIEKAESDFAAEVAATAGVK
- the rpsB gene encoding 30S ribosomal protein S2, whose amino-acid sequence is MALPEFSMRQLLEAGVHFGHQKHRWNPKMERYIFGVRNDIHILDLSQTVPALSRALQLVSDTVADGGRVLFVGTKRQAAPLVADAAKQSAQYYVNSRWLGGTLTNWQTISNSIARLRELESMSEADLALRTKKERLMMSREQERLERDLGGIKDMGNLPNLLFVIDTNKEENAIKEARRLGIPVVAIVDTNCDPDIVDYAIPGNDDASRALELYVSLISRAAIDGIGRSSSALGADLGSATEAPAEDLPSEGEQTVN
- a CDS encoding ABC transporter ATP-binding protein → MSKPHLKLSGVHRHYGQGDTLVRVLEAADLTVESGELVALVAPSGAGKSTLLHLCGLLESPQSGEIEIIGQPTSQLGDRARTQLRRSTVGYVYQFHHLLPEFTALENVVMPQLIAGQDQNKAQARAMELLDLLGVAPRAAHRPAELSGGEQQRIAIARAAANHPRVILADEPTGNLDPETSDLVFEALKGLIKNEGAAALIATHNHDLARRADRIVTLKGGLVVPHTL